ACCTGCGAATTGCCCTGTGGCTGTGTAAACTTACACGCGTCCAGCCTTCTTTGCTACTCCATCCCACAGACTTTATCAGTCAAGAGGATGTGCCAGAATTATCATTCTTTCCTGGCATGAGTGTCCCTACTTACAAAAAGCTGGCAATCGTGAACAAAAGTTTAGAAATTATATCCAGTCAGTTTAATGTTGTGACTGTTGGACAACACGCCAAATTTGTAGCAGGTGCCCGTCAACTACCTGTATTAGTACCTCAAAAGAGATGAGGAGGCAGTTAAGAATATTAGGGAAATCCAAGAAATAAATTATCCAATATGGTGGGGTGGGTATCTTGTCAACTTTATAGACTGGGCGGGCAAGATGCCCACCTCACAAGAGTTAATTGGATATTTTTTTAATTGTTAGTCCCTTAGTAGTTGGGTGAAACAAAGTTAAACCCAACAAACGTTGTAATATGTTGGGTTTCATTCCTCAACTTGGTAAAAATATGAGCCGATTACCAATTACAAGAAGCAAACAAATTAGCCACAATCTCAACTAATTCTCCTGGAGAAACTGGCTTAGATACATGAGTCTGAAATCCAGCTTCCAAAGCGCGAATCCGGTTCTCGCTATCGCCATAAGCAGTTAAGGCAATAGCTGGAACTTTTCCACCCATATCTGGCTTAAGCGCCCGTATTTTTCGGATAAAAGTGTAGCCATCTTCGCCAGGCATACCTATATCACAAATTAAGACATCAGGTTGCAATTGGGGTAAGACTTCCCGTGCTGCTGGTGCTGATGGAACTGCTACAATGGTGGCTCCATCTGCTTCTAATACTGTAGTAATAAAAAAGCGAATATCATCATCATCTTCAACTACAAGAATATTTAAGCCAGCAAGAGGCAGAGAAGGTTGCATAACAAATTACATTTTAATTTTGTCTAACAACAAATGCCGACTTAAAGATTTTGTTTTACTTTAGCCGTAAGCACAACAATCTTGTAGCTAGCAATAATTTTTAACCATTTTCTATTGTATCTGTCTAGTAGATTACATAATGTTAATATTTGTGTGGTATTTAACAATCTATAAAGATAGATAGTCAATAACTCTGG
This Nostoc sp. C052 DNA region includes the following protein-coding sequences:
- a CDS encoding response regulator → MQPSLPLAGLNILVVEDDDDIRFFITTVLEADGATIVAVPSAPAAREVLPQLQPDVLICDIGMPGEDGYTFIRKIRALKPDMGGKVPAIALTAYGDSENRIRALEAGFQTHVSKPVSPGELVEIVANLFASCNW